A region of Paenibacillus sp. JNUCC-31 DNA encodes the following proteins:
- a CDS encoding YitT family protein — protein sequence MSDVTVKELTSKPDRNVKSSVFTLKLLQRIVMILVGAALMAVSLEVFLVPNGVIDGGITGISIMVSELTHLPLGVFLTLLNLPFLILGYKQIGKTFALSTLLGIVVMSIGTTLLHKVPALTPGEPLLGAVFGGLILGVGVGLVIRSGGSLDGTEIVAILLSEKSPLSVGQIVLFINVFIFAGAGFVFGWPNALYSMIAYYIAMKMIDIVNEGLDQSKSVWIISEKYRDIGSALTDRLGRGVTFLDGEGGFSGDEKKIIFVVITRLEEAKLKSIVEDWDPQAFVAIGNIHDVKGGRFKKKGIH from the coding sequence ATGTCCGATGTAACGGTTAAAGAACTAACATCCAAGCCGGACCGTAATGTAAAGAGCTCGGTGTTTACACTAAAGCTGCTGCAACGTATTGTGATGATTCTGGTCGGTGCTGCACTGATGGCTGTGTCACTCGAAGTATTTCTCGTGCCGAATGGCGTTATTGATGGTGGAATAACAGGGATCTCGATTATGGTGTCGGAGCTTACGCATCTGCCACTGGGTGTATTCCTGACTTTGCTCAACTTGCCTTTCCTGATTCTGGGCTACAAGCAAATTGGTAAAACGTTTGCGTTATCTACACTGCTTGGGATCGTCGTAATGTCCATTGGAACAACATTGCTACACAAGGTTCCTGCATTGACGCCAGGTGAACCGCTGCTCGGAGCCGTATTCGGCGGACTGATCCTGGGTGTGGGTGTGGGTCTCGTTATCCGGTCTGGTGGATCACTGGACGGTACGGAGATTGTAGCCATCCTTCTAAGTGAAAAATCACCATTGTCTGTAGGACAGATCGTACTGTTTATTAACGTATTTATATTCGCAGGTGCAGGTTTTGTATTTGGCTGGCCGAATGCGCTGTATTCCATGATTGCTTATTATATCGCGATGAAGATGATTGATATTGTGAACGAAGGACTCGATCAGTCCAAATCGGTATGGATCATTAGTGAGAAGTACCGTGATATCGGTTCTGCCCTGACAGACCGTCTGGGTCGTGGTGTCACTTTCCTTGATGGAGAGGGCGGATTCAGCGGAGACGAGAAGAAAATCATCTTTGTAGTGATTACCCGTCTTGAAGAAGCGAAGCTGAAGTCCATCGTTGAAGATTGGGACCCGCAAGCCTTTGTGGCGATCGGTAACATTCATGATGTGAAGGGTGGACGTTTCAAGAAAAAAGGCATTCATTAG
- a CDS encoding VOC family protein → MTSTYQIPATTHLGEVSLRISNLERSIQFYTTIVGLKVLERSEKVATMTADGVHSLLRLEQLTDAVTMPVRSTSGLYHFAILLPDRKSLGLALRNLAESGIEIGQGDHLVSEAFYISDPDQNGIEIYADRARDTWKRDPDNNYIMSSDPVDVESLFALAANEPWQGLPAGTVIGHVHFHVRSLEESRRFYTGALGFDIVGNFANMSALFVSAGGYHHHIGLNIWAGNGAPVNPDNATGIDYFTIIYSGHEQLEQAVEQLRQSGATLEQQGDSWFTVDPQNIRILLTTTTL, encoded by the coding sequence ATGACTTCTACTTATCAAATTCCTGCTACAACCCATCTGGGTGAAGTAAGCCTGCGAATCAGCAATCTGGAGCGATCCATTCAATTTTATACTACGATTGTCGGACTGAAGGTGCTTGAACGCAGCGAAAAAGTCGCTACAATGACAGCCGATGGAGTGCATTCTCTCCTGCGGCTTGAGCAGTTAACGGATGCAGTGACGATGCCTGTTCGCTCCACTTCTGGCCTGTATCACTTTGCCATCCTGCTGCCTGACCGCAAGTCATTGGGCCTTGCCCTCCGTAATCTCGCTGAATCCGGTATCGAAATTGGCCAAGGAGATCATCTGGTCAGTGAGGCGTTCTATATTTCCGATCCGGACCAGAACGGAATTGAAATCTATGCGGACCGTGCACGGGACACCTGGAAGCGCGATCCAGATAATAACTACATTATGTCGAGTGATCCCGTAGATGTGGAAAGTCTGTTTGCTCTAGCCGCGAACGAGCCATGGCAGGGCCTGCCTGCCGGAACGGTCATCGGCCATGTTCATTTCCATGTACGCAGTCTGGAAGAGTCACGTCGTTTCTATACAGGTGCGCTTGGTTTCGATATCGTGGGCAACTTCGCCAACATGTCTGCCCTGTTTGTTTCTGCAGGCGGTTATCACCATCACATCGGGCTGAACATCTGGGCTGGTAACGGCGCACCTGTGAATCCGGACAATGCTACAGGGATTGACTACTTTACCATCATCTACTCGGGACATGAGCAATTAGAGCAGGCTGTAGAGCAACTGCGCCAATCAGGTGCAACTCTAGAACAACAAGGTGACAGCTGGTTTACTGTAGATCCGCAAAATATCCGTATTCTCCTTACTACAACGACCCTTTAA
- the cls gene encoding cardiolipin synthase, with the protein MFWLVIILLIFIFQAATILLLEFRNPAKAVAWLFILICVPLIGFVVYYFVAQDYSKRKKVRKGGSRIFREIRETIWEQAHIIENASQMPGSRYIHQHRLFNLLSHLSESPITGCNKSKVLTNGEEAFAAMLKAMEQAEHHLHVEFYIFRDDVISTKFQEVMIRKAREGVNVRFICDGLGSHKMSGSFIRKLQDAGVEFHYFLPPLIATIDRRVNYRNHRKIVVVDGKIGFVGGMNVGDDYLGKYPDVGFWRDTHVQIEGDAVYFLQNTFLNDWKLASGEQITEPQLTELFPPHICSGKERIQVLASGPDQEWDAIQEMCFGAISVACERIYITTPYFIPDPALYEAIKTAAVSGVDIKIIIPYQSDSRLVHLASLSYVEELLRAGVKFYQYRKGFVHAKVLIVDDLLATVGTANMDMRSFFCNFELTAVLFEASSMERLTEDFERDLDDCSQINVKVFQQRSRWQKGAEMLSRMLSPLL; encoded by the coding sequence ATGTTTTGGCTGGTCATTATACTGCTCATATTTATTTTTCAGGCGGCCACCATTCTCTTGCTGGAATTTCGTAATCCAGCGAAAGCTGTGGCTTGGCTGTTTATTTTAATTTGTGTGCCTTTGATCGGTTTCGTTGTGTATTATTTTGTGGCGCAGGATTACAGCAAACGTAAGAAAGTCCGTAAAGGCGGGTCGCGAATCTTTCGGGAAATACGGGAAACGATCTGGGAACAGGCCCATATTATCGAGAATGCCAGTCAGATGCCGGGCAGCCGATACATACATCAGCATCGTTTGTTTAACCTGCTGTCACACCTGTCCGAGAGTCCGATTACGGGCTGCAACAAGAGTAAAGTATTAACAAATGGTGAAGAGGCATTTGCAGCCATGCTGAAGGCAATGGAACAGGCAGAGCATCATCTCCATGTTGAATTTTATATTTTCCGTGATGACGTTATCAGTACAAAGTTTCAGGAAGTCATGATCCGTAAAGCAAGAGAAGGCGTCAACGTGCGGTTCATATGCGACGGACTGGGCAGCCATAAAATGAGCGGGAGCTTTATCCGCAAATTACAGGATGCTGGCGTAGAGTTCCATTACTTTCTTCCACCGCTTATTGCAACGATTGATCGGAGGGTTAACTACCGAAACCATCGTAAAATTGTTGTGGTGGACGGAAAGATTGGATTTGTGGGTGGAATGAATGTTGGAGATGATTACCTCGGGAAATATCCCGATGTTGGATTTTGGCGGGATACCCATGTGCAGATTGAAGGGGATGCCGTATATTTTCTGCAAAATACGTTCCTGAATGACTGGAAACTGGCCTCCGGCGAGCAGATTACGGAACCTCAGTTAACCGAGCTGTTCCCGCCCCATATTTGCAGCGGAAAAGAAAGAATTCAGGTTCTGGCCAGCGGGCCGGACCAGGAGTGGGATGCTATTCAGGAAATGTGCTTTGGTGCGATTTCTGTCGCGTGCGAACGCATATACATTACAACACCCTATTTTATACCAGACCCTGCTCTGTATGAAGCGATCAAGACAGCTGCCGTCAGCGGGGTCGATATAAAGATTATCATCCCGTATCAATCGGATTCCCGGCTTGTCCATCTGGCTTCGTTATCTTATGTCGAAGAGTTATTGCGAGCCGGAGTGAAATTTTATCAATACCGTAAAGGTTTCGTACATGCCAAGGTTTTGATTGTGGATGATTTGCTTGCGACGGTAGGTACAGCCAATATGGATATGCGCAGTTTTTTCTGTAATTTTGAGTTGACCGCAGTGTTGTTTGAGGCATCATCCATGGAACGACTCACAGAAGACTTTGAACGCGATTTGGATGATTGCAGTCAGATTAATGTAAAGGTGTTCCAGCAGCGTTCTCGGTGGCAAAAAGGGGCCGAAATGCTTTCTCGCATGCTTTCTCCGCTGCTTTAG
- a CDS encoding ATP-dependent DNA ligase, producing MFNPVVPFEPVSREVIPAGENWIAQIKWDGVRMLAYEDGHGIQLINRRLHNRTAQYPELVLPRNLCSVHSYILDGEVIALDPDTGKPSFYHVLRRDRMTRPDGIAQAVNQIPVTYMVFDILFCDGVWVTDQSLANRQRLLHQVLNPAPHVQEVTNTSDADALLTVMRQHQMEGIVCKDLSSTYGINGKDSRWQKVKIMHDLYAMIGGVTYRSGIVNAIAVGVYDGPNFVYIGHVGTGKLNSDTWRELTEKVKPLIRKDRPFHNEPERSAETTWIEPRIGVKVQFMELTHHRTLRHPSIQTFASVTPEECQVSQLIFGQ from the coding sequence ATGTTCAATCCCGTGGTTCCGTTTGAACCCGTATCCCGGGAGGTTATCCCTGCCGGAGAAAACTGGATTGCCCAGATCAAATGGGATGGGGTCCGCATGCTTGCTTACGAAGATGGGCATGGTATTCAGCTTATCAACCGCAGGCTGCACAATCGAACAGCACAGTATCCCGAACTGGTTCTGCCACGTAATCTGTGCTCAGTCCATTCTTATATTTTGGACGGGGAGGTTATTGCTCTTGACCCGGATACAGGGAAGCCGTCCTTTTACCACGTCCTCCGGCGGGATCGCATGACCAGACCGGATGGCATCGCCCAGGCTGTAAACCAGATTCCGGTGACTTATATGGTGTTTGATATTCTGTTTTGCGATGGAGTCTGGGTCACAGATCAGTCTCTCGCCAATCGCCAGCGTTTGCTTCATCAAGTACTGAATCCTGCTCCCCACGTTCAGGAGGTGACCAATACGTCAGATGCCGACGCTCTGCTCACTGTCATGAGGCAACACCAGATGGAGGGGATTGTATGCAAAGACCTTTCCAGTACCTATGGAATCAACGGCAAAGACTCACGCTGGCAGAAGGTTAAGATTATGCACGATCTGTATGCCATGATCGGAGGCGTTACCTACCGCAGCGGGATCGTGAATGCAATTGCAGTCGGTGTATATGATGGGCCCAACTTTGTCTATATTGGTCATGTTGGCACAGGTAAGCTGAACTCGGACACTTGGCGTGAGCTAACCGAAAAAGTGAAACCGCTCATTCGCAAGGACAGACCGTTTCATAACGAGCCGGAACGAAGCGCAGAGACAACATGGATAGAACCACGAATCGGTGTCAAAGTGCAATTTATGGAACTGACACACCATCGGACATTACGTCACCCCAGTATACAGACTTTTGCTTCCGTAACCCCTGAGGAGTGTCAGGTAAGTCAGCTTATTTTTGGACAATAG
- a CDS encoding non-homologous end joining protein Ku, which yields MHTVWKGAISFGLVHVPVKMFSATEDKDISMRYIHKVCGSPLAYVRKCPSCEVEVQWEEITKGYEYEKGKFVLFEKDELEALNDSSSKTITILDFVDLTEIDPIYFQKTYYLSPDQAGGNAYQLLMTAMRDTGKIGIAKISIRSKSSLAAIRVLEGCISMETIFYPDEIRPVSQVPNLPEVLNVNEKELTMAKLLIDQLSTPFEPGKYTDDYRAKLLDLINHKVAGEEIKIAPAKPEANVMDLMAALQASIEAVKPIPADPGTTTAKPKKRAPKKTAEQATAVGDTEAPAPVKKRRAAPKPKV from the coding sequence ATGCATACGGTCTGGAAAGGTGCTATCAGCTTTGGTCTGGTTCATGTGCCTGTCAAAATGTTCTCTGCTACCGAAGACAAAGATATCTCCATGCGTTATATTCACAAAGTCTGCGGCAGCCCACTCGCTTATGTACGCAAATGTCCTTCCTGCGAGGTTGAGGTTCAATGGGAAGAAATCACCAAAGGATATGAGTATGAAAAAGGCAAATTCGTCTTGTTTGAGAAAGATGAGCTCGAGGCTTTAAATGATTCCAGCAGTAAAACCATTACCATTCTGGATTTTGTGGATTTAACCGAGATTGATCCGATCTATTTTCAAAAAACATACTATCTCTCCCCCGATCAAGCGGGAGGTAACGCCTACCAATTATTAATGACAGCCATGCGAGATACCGGCAAGATCGGCATCGCCAAAATATCCATTCGTTCCAAGAGCAGTCTGGCTGCGATCCGTGTACTGGAAGGCTGCATCTCCATGGAAACCATTTTCTATCCCGACGAGATTCGTCCCGTCTCTCAGGTTCCCAACTTGCCTGAGGTTCTGAACGTGAACGAAAAGGAATTGACGATGGCAAAACTGTTGATTGACCAGTTATCGACCCCTTTCGAACCTGGTAAATATACAGACGACTACCGTGCCAAACTGCTGGATCTGATCAATCACAAAGTGGCAGGTGAAGAGATCAAAATTGCACCGGCCAAACCGGAAGCCAATGTTATGGATCTAATGGCTGCGCTGCAAGCAAGTATCGAAGCAGTGAAGCCCATTCCTGCCGATCCTGGAACTACCACTGCCAAACCCAAGAAACGTGCTCCGAAAAAAACGGCCGAACAGGCAACCGCTGTGGGTGACACTGAAGCTCCTGCTCCTGTCAAAAAAAGGAGAGCTGCTCCCAAGCCCAAAGTGTAA
- the ligD gene encoding non-homologous end-joining DNA ligase, with the protein MAHKVKGTITIHGMELTVTNPDKLLWPEAGVTKAIYLQKLAALAPYLLTYTRNRLLTTIRYPHGAGGEFFYQKNAPEPVPDFVRTEMHEGIRYVVMNELPDLLWLGNLAALEFHPSLHAVGSHLPCEWMIDLDPSQEEEPRIMQAALIVGETLTSLGLRSVPKTSGATGVQIIVPIRKGVTFDELRDIGHFVGKYVTQKHPDLFTLERLKKDRGDRIYFDYLQHYGGKTLAAPYTPRAKSGGTVSTPLTWDEVRNNVSIKDYHLMNIVERLTQTGDLIAAVEPQPVELIIQHLKQK; encoded by the coding sequence ATGGCCCATAAGGTAAAGGGCACGATAACGATTCATGGAATGGAACTCACCGTGACCAATCCAGACAAACTGCTATGGCCCGAAGCAGGTGTAACCAAGGCCATCTATTTGCAAAAGTTGGCTGCACTGGCACCTTATCTACTTACCTACACCCGAAATCGGCTTCTCACCACGATACGTTATCCACATGGTGCAGGCGGTGAATTTTTTTATCAGAAAAATGCCCCTGAGCCTGTTCCTGATTTTGTACGGACTGAAATGCATGAGGGAATACGATACGTGGTGATGAACGAGCTCCCAGACCTGTTATGGCTCGGTAATCTCGCTGCCCTTGAGTTTCACCCTTCCCTGCATGCGGTAGGCAGCCATCTGCCCTGTGAGTGGATGATTGATCTGGACCCTTCCCAGGAGGAGGAACCCCGCATCATGCAGGCAGCTCTGATCGTGGGGGAAACACTAACTTCTCTTGGTTTGAGATCGGTACCGAAAACCTCTGGTGCCACAGGTGTGCAAATTATTGTTCCCATTCGTAAAGGGGTAACCTTTGATGAATTGAGGGATATTGGTCATTTTGTAGGTAAATACGTCACTCAGAAACATCCGGATCTATTTACACTGGAGCGACTCAAAAAAGATCGGGGGGACCGTATTTATTTTGATTACCTTCAGCACTACGGAGGCAAGACACTTGCAGCTCCCTATACGCCCCGCGCCAAATCTGGCGGCACTGTCTCCACCCCGCTCACCTGGGATGAAGTTCGTAACAACGTTTCGATCAAGGATTATCACCTCATGAATATCGTGGAACGCCTGACGCAGACGGGAGATTTGATCGCAGCAGTCGAGCCCCAGCCTGTTGAGCTGATTATCCAGCATTTAAAACAAAAATAG
- a CDS encoding GerAB/ArcD/ProY family transporter: MIEKGRLTVRQLASLMFLCTIGEQIIVFPSMITSYAHQDAWLSALLGVAGGTGVISIMLITYKLQPRMNLIQHVLQTLGPWIGAFFSCFYLFYFLISTSAFIREIGDFMTTQILPESPLMIVNLLFLCSLVWGLFSGLEPIGRSAEVFLPVIVLFLLILTVCLFPHSHVNNIKPVLAEGLLNPFKGFVAVLTYPYCQLCIFLMLFPYVKKEPHWERDILLVTIIGGLMLTLTLTICLLVMGPFMTEHHWFAAFNLSLKINIGNFLQRIEAFMASVWIIAVFFKSVLFFYSFILGTTYLFRLSSYRPLILPGALLILALSILIAPNENFYLKEVISYWIDWDLTCGIGIPLLLMTIHKLKAHLRKS; the protein is encoded by the coding sequence ATGATTGAAAAGGGGCGTTTAACGGTCCGACAACTGGCTTCACTGATGTTCTTATGCACCATCGGTGAGCAGATTATCGTCTTCCCCTCGATGATCACCTCATATGCACATCAGGATGCATGGTTGTCCGCTTTATTGGGTGTTGCTGGAGGAACCGGGGTAATCTCCATTATGCTTATTACATACAAGCTGCAGCCACGGATGAATCTGATTCAACATGTTTTGCAAACGCTGGGGCCCTGGATCGGTGCTTTCTTCAGCTGTTTTTATTTATTCTATTTCCTGATAAGTACCTCTGCGTTTATAAGAGAAATCGGTGATTTCATGACGACCCAGATCCTGCCTGAATCACCGCTCATGATTGTGAATCTGCTCTTTCTTTGCAGTCTTGTCTGGGGACTCTTCTCCGGTCTGGAACCCATAGGCAGGAGTGCCGAGGTGTTCCTCCCCGTAATCGTGCTGTTTCTGCTTATATTGACGGTCTGTCTGTTCCCGCATTCACATGTGAATAATATCAAGCCAGTCCTTGCAGAAGGACTCCTTAATCCCTTCAAAGGCTTTGTCGCTGTGCTTACCTATCCGTATTGTCAATTATGTATCTTTCTTATGCTTTTTCCTTACGTCAAAAAAGAACCTCATTGGGAAAGAGATATCCTCCTGGTCACCATTATAGGCGGACTGATGCTTACTCTGACTCTCACCATCTGTCTTCTGGTCATGGGACCATTCATGACAGAGCACCACTGGTTCGCAGCATTTAATCTGTCGCTGAAGATCAATATCGGCAACTTTTTGCAGCGAATCGAAGCCTTTATGGCGTCCGTCTGGATTATTGCCGTCTTTTTCAAGAGTGTTCTGTTCTTTTACAGCTTTATACTCGGAACCACGTATCTTTTCCGGTTATCCAGTTATCGTCCACTCATTTTGCCTGGTGCCCTGTTGATTCTGGCCCTGTCCATTCTTATCGCTCCCAATGAAAATTTCTATCTCAAGGAGGTTATATCCTATTGGATAGATTGGGATCTGACATGTGGTATCGGAATCCCCTTGCTGCTCATGACAATACATAAATTGAAGGCCCACTTGCGAAAGAGTTAG
- a CDS encoding H-type small acid-soluble spore protein → MDVKRAKAIFDSKDTIAVTLEGDPVWIENVDEANGMATVQVGSRPGNTQTVRVDRLEE, encoded by the coding sequence ATGGATGTGAAACGCGCAAAAGCCATTTTTGATTCCAAGGATACGATTGCAGTTACGCTGGAAGGAGATCCCGTCTGGATTGAAAATGTGGATGAAGCGAACGGTATGGCAACGGTGCAGGTGGGTAGCAGACCGGGGAATACCCAGACAGTACGTGTAGACCGTTTGGAAGAATAA